In the Pelorhabdus rhamnosifermentans genome, CTTTGATCTGTCTTATTGGCTGCCCACGATTAGACGACACAGTAAAACAACATTCCTGTTGTTTCAATTGAGAAAGTTTAATTTTCATTCCTTCACCACCTGTATTAAAAAAATACAATTTAACTTTATTATATTTCGCAGTATTTAAATAAAATCCTGCTTGATTTTTTTATTTTATATGACTAAAGGCCCACTTAACTGAGTGGGCCTTTAAGATAATTCGCATTCATTTATTTTTGGCCTGAGCAAGAGCGGCTTTTTCTTCGTCCGATAAAAAATAGCTTGATTGTCCATTAGCAATGGGCTTGGCATAAACACGCGATTCACTCCTGCCAAAAATACTGGATAACACCAATCCATTGCTCTGTTCGTCAAGAAAAGCTATGGCAAAACTTAAATCACTGCCTGTATCTTCAAAAGCATTAAAACGAACAATTCCCACTTTTTTTATATTTGTCAAACTCTCTTCTTTAATCGTCTGACATACCTGTTCAAGATGATCCACTTTTTTTACAACTCCATGAACTTCATCAATATGAGTCATAAGCAATCTCTCCAGGTTTAGCCCCTCCGAGCCAGCCATTAACTTTCGATACCTTTTAGTCAGCTTGGATAACTTGATATTAATCTGAATAAAAACAATAAGAGCTAAAAAGATACCCCCTGTTAAACCTAAAATCATCCACTCCAAATTACTAGTAATAAAGGAGGCAATCATCTGTATATCCATCTTATTTTCGCACCTTTCTATTTTAAACTGGCCAGAATAGCGTAATAAAAATGGCCATCGGGAGAGCAGGTAACCAATTAGCCACTTTAATTTTCTTAAAATCAAACATGACCAGACTGATTCCAATAATCATAAGTCCTCCAACAGCCGTCATCTCCCGAATGACAGCCTCTGATAAATAGGGGCTAACGAAACTGGCAAGTAATGTAATGCCCCCTTGATAAATCAAGATGGGTAACGTTGATAAAGCCACTCCGATACCCATTGTTGCCGTAAAAACAATAGAGGCTATGCCATCAAGTATACTTTTTGCGTATAATGTCGATGCATCCCCTGTTAAACCATCTTGCAGCGCCCCCACAACAGCCATCGCGCCAACACAAAATACTAAACTTGTCGTAACAAAAGCCTGCCCAATATTCGATGAATTTTCTGTTCCTACACGATTCGTGAGCCATTTACCAAAATTATTTAATCTTTCATCAATATTAAGTGCCTCACCAATCATGGTACCACTAATGAGACTCAGAATGACAATCAGCACATTCTGTGTTTTCAGTGCCATCTGCGCACCGATAAGAAAAACAGCTAAAGCAAGTACTTGCATCACACTTGTACGATATTTTACAGATATTCCTTGTTTTAACACAAGACCAACAAATGTACCACCCAGTACTGCTGCAACATTGACTAGTGTACCCCTCATACGTAAAAATCCTCCCTGCTAATTGCATCAACAGCCCCAATCGTCGCTCTAATCTCGCTGTCAGTCGTAAAATAACCCGGACTGAACCTGACGGCACCAGACTGCAAGGTACCAAGTACCTGATGCGCCCATGGAGAGCAATGCAGTCCTGAGCGACAAATAATATGATACTCTTTTTCCAACAAATAGCCAACAAGTGAACTATCCTTTCCTCCTATAACAAAAGATACGACAGATGTATGGGGACCTTTGCTTTCGCCTAATAATTGAACACCTGAAATCGATGCCAAGCCTTCCCTTAATTTTCGGCTTAAAAGCTGTTCCTTATGGTAAATAGCAGCAACGCCTTGCGCTAAAACACTCTGGACTCCTGCAGCAAGTCCGGCAATACCGGGCATATTTTGCGTGCCACTTTCCAAGCGATCAGGATAAAATCCAGGCTGTTCTTCCGATTCGGACTGACTTCCTGTTCCGCCAAAGCGCAGAGGCTGTAGTTCTATTTCAGGAGCAACATATAATCCCCCCGTACCCTGAGGCCCCAATAAACCCTTATGCCCACTAAAAGCCAATAAATCAATGTCTAGCTTGCTAGCGTCAATAGGATAACTTCCCGCTGTTTGTGCCGCGTCAACAAGAACCAAACAATGCGCTGAATGAGCTACCTCAATAATTTCTTCAAGCGATACAATCTGTCCAGTCACATTTGAAGCATGACTCAATACAAGCAATTTGGCACCCCGTATTTTTTCTTGTAAATCTGTCTTATCAATAATTCCTGTACTTGTGCAGCGAACAACACGAAGGATGACCCCTTTTTCCCTCAGTACACACAAGGGGCGTACAACAGAATTATGTTCCATAGCTGTCGTAACGACAACGTCACCGGAGCCAAGCAAGCCAAACAAGGCAGTATTGATGGCATCTGTGGCATTCAACGTAAATGAAATGTGGTCAATGAAATTTAAGTGAAATAATTCACCTAGATTTTTTCTTGCTTCAAGTAACACTTTATTCGCTTCTAAGGCTAAATTATGACTGCCTCGACCCGCGCTGCCACCCATACGAAGAGCCTGATCAGCAGCCAAATAAACACTTTCCGGTTTAGGCCAACTCGTTGCACCATTATCAAGATAAATAGAAGGCACCATTACTCCATGCCTTCTTCATAAATTAACTGTGCCAAAGGGAAAGGACTTAAGGCTTTAGATAAAATACCATTCACATGAGCAATAAGAACACCATAATTTACTATGGGAATATTTTGTTCATGTGCGAGTGCCAGACGGGACAGCATTTCACGCCTGTTGAGCATACATGCGCCACAATGAACAATTAATTGATAAGATGATAAATCACTAGGAAAATCGCCGCCTGCGACCCAGTCAAATTCAAGTTCACCGCCCACAATCTGCCGCAGCCACCGTGGAATTTTCACATGCCCAATATCGTCAGCCTGACGATGATGCGTACACCCTTCGGCAATTAAAATTCTATCACCAATTTTCAGTTCGTCAATGCGCCGCGCTCCTGCAACAAGAGAATTTAAATCGCCTTTGTGTCGCGCAAAAAGAATCGAGAAAGACGTCAACTCAACTCCT is a window encoding:
- a CDS encoding DUF554 domain-containing protein, with the protein product MRGTLVNVAAVLGGTFVGLVLKQGISVKYRTSVMQVLALAVFLIGAQMALKTQNVLIVILSLISGTMIGEALNIDERLNNFGKWLTNRVGTENSSNIGQAFVTTSLVFCVGAMAVVGALQDGLTGDASTLYAKSILDGIASIVFTATMGIGVALSTLPILIYQGGITLLASFVSPYLSEAVIREMTAVGGLMIIGISLVMFDFKKIKVANWLPALPMAIFITLFWPV
- a CDS encoding aminotransferase class V-fold PLP-dependent enzyme; amino-acid sequence: MVPSIYLDNGATSWPKPESVYLAADQALRMGGSAGRGSHNLALEANKVLLEARKNLGELFHLNFIDHISFTLNATDAINTALFGLLGSGDVVVTTAMEHNSVVRPLCVLREKGVILRVVRCTSTGIIDKTDLQEKIRGAKLLVLSHASNVTGQIVSLEEIIEVAHSAHCLVLVDAAQTAGSYPIDASKLDIDLLAFSGHKGLLGPQGTGGLYVAPEIELQPLRFGGTGSQSESEEQPGFYPDRLESGTQNMPGIAGLAAGVQSVLAQGVAAIYHKEQLLSRKLREGLASISGVQLLGESKGPHTSVVSFVIGGKDSSLVGYLLEKEYHIICRSGLHCSPWAHQVLGTLQSGAVRFSPGYFTTDSEIRATIGAVDAISREDFYV
- a CDS encoding DUF4446 family protein is translated as MDIQMIASFITSNLEWMILGLTGGIFLALIVFIQINIKLSKLTKRYRKLMAGSEGLNLERLLMTHIDEVHGVVKKVDHLEQVCQTIKEESLTNIKKVGIVRFNAFEDTGSDLSFAIAFLDEQSNGLVLSSIFGRSESRVYAKPIANGQSSYFLSDEEKAALAQAKNK